The stretch of DNA CTTCGTTGCTAAGCCACCCCAAGGCGGCGCCCAGGCGATGGCTGCCATGCGAACCGAACTGATCGAAAAGGTGGTCGCTGCTGCTCGCGTGGATGCGGCGGGACTTCGATCGCTGGCGGATCGCAGTTTCGTGGTTCCGCGCGCCGACCTCTCCCAGGGTTCGCCCGCATTGGGGCGTGATGAGCAGGTGATCGTCATCGGCGCATCCACTGGCGGACCGAAGGCTCTGACCCACGTCTTCGGGGCACTGCCACACGGCTTCCGGCCGGCCATACTAGTGGTGCAACACATGCCACCCGGATTCCCCGAACTGCTCGCGGTCCGCCTCTCCGGGATCGGCTCTGTGCACGTGCGGATTGCAGCAGACGGAGATCGAGTGACTCCCGGAGAGGCCTTGCTTGCTCCAGGGGGATTCCACATGCGAGTCTCTGCCGATGGCTCGGTGGTGCTGACGGACGAACCGCCGGTACAGAGCGTTCGCCCCGCAGTGGACATCACGATGCAGAGTGCTGCCCAGGTCTTTGGAGATCGGGTCGTGGGAGTGGTGCTGACCGGTATGGGCCGCGACGGGACCGCGGGCCTGCAGGCAATCCAAGCCCAAGGCGGCTTCACCCTGGCCGAGGCGGAAGAAAGCTGCGTGGTTTTCGGGATGCCGAAGTCGGCCATCGAGGCGGCATGTGTGGACTGTGTCGTGCCGCTCGACAGCATCGTGCCGACCATTCTCCAGATGAATAGGAGCCTGCATCGCTGTGCTTGACAATGGGATGCGGTGGGAACGCTTCAAGCGAAAGGTCTGGGAGCACGCTGGTGTGGACCTCACTCAGTACCGGGCGTCGCAGATGGACCGCAGGCTGGCTTCGATGGCCGAGCGTGTGGGGGTCGAAGGGCCTGAGCAGTTCTGGCATTGGCTGACTGCCGAGGATGGCCGCATGCAAGCGTTCATTGACCGCCTATCGATCAACGTGTCCGAGCTGTTGCGGAACCCGGAGAAGTGGGACGAGCTCCAGCGAGCGGTCCTGCCAATCTTGCTCAACGACCGCTCTTGCTTGAAGGCTTGGAGCGCGGGCTGCTCATACGGGGCAGAGGCCTACAGCCTAGCCATGCAGCTTCAGGAGAGCGCGCCGTTGGGTTGGCATACCATCTTGGGCACAGACATAGACCAGGAGGCTCTAGACCGTGCTCGCGACCCGGAGTTCAGCGAGGCAGACATGCGGTTTGTCTCAGAGGCGCGGCGAGAGGCGTTTTTCGAGAAGCGGGGCGAAGGTTATGTCCCGAAACCCATCCTAAAACGCCGGGTCGAGTTCCGACGGCATGACCTTCTGCAGGACCCGTATGGAACCGACTACGACCTGATCCTGTGCCGGAACGTAGCGATCTACCTGAACGATGCAGCAAAGCAGCGACTCTACCGAGGATTCGTAGAGGCACTGCGTCCCGGCGGCGTGTTGTTCCTAGGTTCGACGGAGCGCATCTCGCGATGCCGTGACTTGGGGCTCGAGACCTATATGCCGTTCGTGTACCGAAAACCGAAGCGAGGCGAAGACAGATGGCTACGCGCATCCTGATTACCGACGACGCGCTGTTCATGCGGGTTACTCTGAAGAACATCCTGACAAAGGCAGGCTACGAAGTCATCGGGGAGGCCGCGAACGGCGTCGAGGCCGTCGAGATGTACGGGAAGCTGCATCCGGATATCGTGACCATGGACATCACGATGCCGGAGATGGATGGCATCACCGCGCTCAAGGAGATCAAGGCCCGCTATCCAGACGCGAAGGTGGTGATGTGCACGGCGATGGGGCAGCAGGCGATGGTAAAAGAGGCCATTACCTCGGGCGCCAAGGACTTCATCGTGAAGCCCTTCCAGCCGGAGCGCGTGGTCGAGGCGGTGCAGAAACTGGAGGCTGCATAGCGGCGATCTGCAGATGAAGGTAGACCACATCAACCCGTTCATAGCCGCCGCGGTCTCGGTTCTCCGGACCGTGCTGCGCGTGGAGCCGGAGCGAGGTTCGGTTTCTGCACGCCCTTGCATGTTCACGACCAAGCAATGCAACGTGCTTACCGGTATAGCAGGTGCCGTCGAGGGCCAGGTGATCTACGGGATGTCCCTCATCACCGCGGACCGCATCGCCACTCAGATGCTTGGCCGACCAGTGGTGACCTTCGACCAAATGGCGGCGAGCGCGGTGGCCGAACTGGGCAACATGATCACGGGAAACGCCGCCACCCTGCTTGCGGAAGCAGGCGTCCGGACAACGATCACTCCGCCCACCATCCTGCGTGGCACCAACGTGCGGGTGTCCACTCTGGATATCCCAGCCCTCGCCATCCCACTCACGCTGGGTGAGCTAGGCGAGTTCGAGTTGACGGTGAGCCTTCGGGAGTATGAGCCGTGAGGATCGAACCTACGACTCCTCCTCCGCAGCATCCCGGTGTGGAACCTGGGGTTCGAAAGTCTCCGCCGCGAGCGACAGAGGCATCCAAAATCTCGGCGATGCAAGTAGGTGCCTTTCGTAAGGCGCTGAAGGCACAGCAAGAACGGCTTCCTCAGCCGGCCCAAGAGCCGGAGCCCGACGGTGTACGGGGACGCCGATTGGACATCCGAGCCTAGACCGCGACCCCGCGACGGGTCCTCCTTCTGGTACCTTGCTCCCATGCTCATGCTGCATGATGCCGACATCTCGTCCGGGCCGCTGGTCGGCAAGCGGGTAGCGGTTATCGGGTACGGTTCACAGGGACGGGCGCAGGCGCTGTGCCTACGCGACTCGGGGGTTGACGTGCGTATCGGTGTGCGCCGAGGCCCGAGCTGGGAGCGCGCGGAGAGCGATGGGCTGCCGGTTGCCGAGATCGCTGATGCAGCAGGCGAAGCGCACGTCGTCGCCCTGCTTGTGCCGGACAGCGCACACCGGGAGGTTTTCTCCGTGGTACGGCCGTCGCTCGGACTAGGCAAGGCGCTGGTGTTCGCGCACGGTTTCAGCCTGCTGTACGGCGTGGTGCAGCCGCCCAGCGACGCGGACGTGGTGCTGGTGGCGCCGATGGGGGCCGGCCCCACGATGCGCGCGCTTTACGAACAGGGCGCGGGCGTTGCCGGGTTGGTGGCGGTGCACCAGGACGCCACCGGCTCGGCTCGTCAGCTTGCCCTCGCCTATGCGAAAATGCTCGGCTGCGGGCGAGTCGGCGTGATGGAGAGTACGGTGCGGGAGGAGGCGGAGACCGACCTGTTCGGCGAGCAGGCGGTGCTGTGCGGGGGGCTGACGGCGCTGATGCTCGCGGGCTTCGACACACTCGTGGAGGCAGGCTACCCCGAGGAGATCGCGTACTTCGAGTGCATCCATCAGGTGAAACTGCTCGCCGACCTGGTGCACGAGCACGGCATTGCAGGCATGAGGGAGCGCATCTCGGACACTGCGCTGTACGGCGACCTGACACGCGGCCCTCGAGTGGTGGGCGATGCGAGCCGTGCGGCAATGCGGGAGCTGCTCGATGAGATACGTAGCGGCGCCTTCGCGCGCGAGTGGCTGGCTGAGCAGGAGAGCGGCCAGACCAACCTGCAGAGATTGCGAGACCAGGCAGCTCAGCACCCCGCTGAAAAGGTCTCGCGCAGGCTTCGGCGTTAGCCGCCGAGTACAATTTCCCCCACCGTGCAACCTCTGCTAGAACGCCTGAAGGGCCCAGTGCTGCTCGCGGACGGGGCAATGGGCACCGTGCTCCAAGATATGGGCCTGCACCCGCCCTTCGACATGGCCTGCCTCACGCACCCGGACTGGGTGGTGGAGGTGCACCGGAAGTACCTGGAAGCCGGCGCGGAACTGATCGAGACCATCACCTACAGCTCCAACCGAGTGAAGCTGCAGCCCTTCGATCTCGAAGACCGCGTAGGTGAACTGAACAGGCAAGCGGTGCGACTGGCTCGGGCAGCAGCTGGACGAGACGCGTACGTGCTGGCGGGGGTCGGCCCGGTCGGCAGACCGCTCGCTCCCGTCGGCTCGATTCCGGATGACGTGGCCGAAGCAGCTTTTCGCGAGCAGATCGAGGCGCTGCTGGAAGAGGACCCCGACGGCCTGCTGCTCGAGACTTTCTATGACATGCACGAGTTCCGGATCGCCGTGCGCGTCGCGCGCGAACTGACGGACAAGCCGCTTGTCGCCAGCAAGACGTTCATCGAGGATGGGGACACTCTGGCGGCCGGGCTGCCGGAGCGGGTCGCAGCACAGATCGCCTCGTGGGGCGTGGACGTGGTTGGTGCCAACTGTACGATCGGGCCGCAGCGAATGCTGGACGTCGTGCGGCAGATGGCTGGAGCCACGGACCTGCCCATCTGCGTGATGCCGACACCAGGCCTACCACAGCTCGTGCGTGGACGCATTATGTACGACACCACGCCCGAGTACTTCGCCACATACTGCGCCCGCCTGGCAGAGGCGGGGGCGAGCATCGTGGGCGGGTGCTGCGGCGTGACTCCGGAACACATCCGCGCGGTCGGCGCGCTGGTGAAAGGGCGACTGCCGGGCCGCCGACCGGGTGTGGCTTTGGCGCGGGAACGCGAGGAAGCGAAGCCCCTGCCCAAGGCGGAGAGATCGCAGTTCGGACGAGACCTGGGCAAACGGTTTTTGGTGGCGGTGGAGCTGGACCTGCCACGCGGCCTGGATATGAGCAAGGTGCTGCACGGCGCCCGCGCTCTGAAGGAAAAGGGCGCCGACGTGATTGATATCTCGGACGGCGCGCGGGCGCGGCTGCGCATGAACCCGGTTGCCGTGTCCCGCCTGATCCAGGAGCAATGCGGTATCGAGGTGATGATGCACTTCTCGTGCCGTGACAGAAACCTGCTCGCCATTCAGGCTGACCTTCTCGGCGCGCACGCGCTCGGCATTCGAAACATCCTGGCGGTAACGGGGGACCCCGCGCAGATAGGCGATTACCCGACGGCTACAAGCGTATTCGATCTGGACGCCATCGGCCTGGTGCGCGTGTTGCGACGTATGAACGAAGGGGTGGACATGGCCGGCAACAGCATCGGCGTGCTGACCAACTTTACCATCGCTGTCGCCTTCGATCCCCTGGCGCGCGACATGGCTTTGGAGGAAGACCGGCTCCATCGCAAGGCGGATGCTGGGGCGCATGCGGCATACACGCAACCGCTCTTCGACGTCGTGGCGGCAGAGCGGGCAGTGGAAACGTGTACGAGGGCAGGTCTACCTGTGCTGATAGGTGTGTTACCACTACGAAGCTCGCGCCACGCCGAGTTCATGCATAACGAGGTGCCGGGCATCCACATTCCGGAGTGGATTCGGAAGCAGCTCGAAGATGCGGACGAGGCGGAAGCCGGCGAGATCGGCATTGCGCTCGCCCGAGACTTCGTGGCCCAGGTGCAGGGCATGGCGCAAGGGGTCTACCTGATGCCACCATTCGGCAACTACACCGTAGCGGCCGCCGTCATGGAAGCGCTGGGGCTGAGATGACCACGCTGGAGTGGGCCGAGAAACTGCTCGCGGAGGGCCTGGAGTTCTGCCTAGGCGTGGTAGTGGCCAAATCCGGTTCGGCGCCGCAGCAGCCGGGGGCGAAGGGACTGTTCCTGGCCGACGGAAGGGTGATAGGTACGCTGGGCGGCGGGTGCTTGGAGGCCGAGTGTCGGCGACTGGCTCTCGACGCGATGCGGAGCGGGAAGCATGTGTACCGCGAGTTCTCTATGGACGACGACTTCGGCTGGGACGATGGGTTGATATGTGGTGGCAGGGTACAGGTTCTCTTGCTACCTCGACCTGAGACCTTCGCGAGTGCCCTGCGTGCTGCCAATCAGGCACGTGCCGAGGGCAAAGTCGGCGTGTTAGTCTACGAGCTGACAGGAACGCGAGGTGGTAGCGTGGAATGGGACCCTACGACTGCCAGTGATTCGGGACGCCGTGCACTGCATGCTCGCAGAGAAGTGTTGGCGGACGAGGGAGGAAGGCGGGTGTTCGTGGAACCCGTCGTGCCTCCTGACCGGCTAATCGTCTTTGGCGCAGGACACATCGGAGCCATGATCTGTGAATGGGCGGCGAAGTGCGACTTTCAGGTTACCGTGGTGGATGATCGGCCCACGTTTGCCCATCGCGAGCGACTGCCTTCTGCGCACGATATTGTCGTGGAGCTTCCCGAAGTGGCTGCGAGCAGTCTGCCAATAGATGAACACACCTACCTGTGCATCGTCACACGTGGTCATAGGAACGATGCGTCCGTGCTACGCGCGGTGATACACTCTCCTGCGGCTTACATCGGCATGATAGGTAGCCGGCGCAAGGTTGCGGTGATGCGCCGGGAATTCGTTGCGCAAGGCGTGTGCAGCGAAGACATTTTCGACCGGGTTCGTTCGCCGATGGGATTGCCCATCGGGGCAGAGACGGTGACTGAGATTGCGATCTCGATCCTGGCCGAGCTTCTTCAGACTCGCGCCTCGCTCCGCGGTCCGCTTCTGGCCCGCTGCGGGCCGAAGCCGCTGAGCACCGCCACCTAGGACAACTGCCCCGCTGCCTACAACACTCGCAGAGGTATAGGGGCTCGCAGGCCGTGCTGCTGGTACGTAGGGATACCGCCACGCCGTCCGTGTCGAAGCAACCGTCATGCTGAGCCTGTCGAAGCATGGCATCACCCATCACACCTTCCCGCACCCGGATACTACGCTCGCTGCATCCATCGTCATGCTTCGACAGGCTCAGCATGACGATGGATAGGGCGAAACCATAGCTTCATTCGTCGTTCCCGTGAACGCGCGACGCAAGACACGCGCTCAGCATCATGGTAGTTCCTCTCATGCCTCCATCCGCCCTCGGATGGAGGCTGCGCACGGCCCGACAGTCGGCGAGACTTCTCATGCCTTCGTCCGCCCTCGGATGGAGGCTGCGCTTCAAACGGCAGAGCAGTCGGTGGAGACTGGCTGCTGGAGCTGTTAGGGTGAGTGGTTGGGGTGCCCCCGTGTGGGTGGGAGGCGGGCATCCAACCAGGCGGCGACGGCAGCGGCCACCTCGGCCGCGCGTTTGCTCAGGAGCGGACCCACGTGGCTCATCCCAGCGTACTCGTGAACGTCCGCGCCCATCGCTTCGGCAACCCGACGACTCACTTCCGGCGGTATCGTATCGTCCTCGCGACCGATCACCACTAACACGGGGCATGTGGGCTTTGCCACATCTACTCCATCTCGTAGCTCACGTATCACCTTGCCAGATTCGTCGCGCCACAGTTTCCATGCCTTCTGAATGGTAGCCTCGTCGCTGTCGGGCATGGCGGCACGTGTGTCCTCGATGGGGCCGCCGGCCCAGCGTATGATATCGGGAACTCCTCGTGCAGGCTTCTCCCTGCCGGGTATGCCCTTCGGGGCCGAGCTGTTCACCAGCACCACGGCAGCGGGCAGTATCTTCTCGGCAGCTTTGAGTGCGATCATGCCGCCCATGCTCGCACCAACTAGCACCACACGCTCGTGCTTGCGGCACAGCTCGATCACCTGAGCCACGTAGTCATCCAGCGTGGTCTCGGCAAGCCCCTTCTCGTTGGGTAGTAGGTCGGGCGCGGTTACGTTCCACCCGGCCTTTTCGAAGACCGGCTTCCAAAGGTCGTACTCCCATCCCCCACCACCTGCACCGTGGATCATGACCACGGTAGGCTTGGGTAGGAGTGCCATCCCAGCAGCAATCATCAACCCCATCATCATGTACCCATGCTACCCTGTCGGAAAGCAGATTGCGGCTATCGCTCCGCTGTGGTCCGAAAGCGCGGGAAGCCGGCACCATGCTACAGCTTCGGCATCGTCCAAGGTCGGGTAGTCGGGCGGCGGAGGTGCTTGGCAGCATCTTTGTCTCCGACGATCTCTTCCTTCGCACCGTCCCAAACGATCTTGCGCTTCGTCCAGAGCGAGATGTTCGCCAGGTGGCACGCACTCGTTGACCGATGGCAGATCTCGACGTCACTACGAGGCTTGTTCCGCGACTTGATGCAGTCCAGAAAGTCGCGCACGTGGGGTTCGTTTTGCGGGGAGCCCCCGTACTGTGCGGCCTCGATTCGCTTGCCTTCGGGGATGATCGCCCATCCACCACGGTCTATAAAGATGGTCCCCTCGGTACCGTGCAACTGCATGCCGTAGCCATGCCCATCGCGGCCGTAACCGTTAGCATCCTGCTGCGTCCATGTCAGCGTAAAGCCGGGGTAGTCAAAGACGGCTACCATCGTGTCTGGGGTCTCGCGATTGTCCGTCAGCACATACTTGCCGCCACTCGCGCTAACTGCCAGTGGGTAGTCCGCCCCGGTCGCCCAGTGGATGATGTCGATCAGGTGGGTGCCCCAGTCGGTCATCTTGCCGCCCGAGTAGTCCCAGAACCATCGGAAGTTGTAGATGCAGCGGTTCTTGTTGTATGGATGCCGCTTGGCTGGTCCCTGCCACATCTCCCAATCGAGATCCGCCGGAGCGGGCTCGTCGGGTGGGTTGCCGATGCCGTTGGGTGTTAGGTTGCCGACGATCCACACCTGTGCGGAGCTCACCTTGCCGATGGCTCCCCGTTGCACGGCTAGCACCGCATTCTGGAAGTGCGTTCCGCTTCGCTGCTGTGTGCCGGTCTGCACCACTCGTCTATACTTGCGGGCGGCCTTCACGAAATCCCGGCCTTGAGCGACATCAATCGAAAGGGGCTTCTCGCAATACACGTCTTTGCCAGCCATGCATGCCATCACTCCGATCATGCAGTGCCAGTGATCGGGTGTCGCCACGATAACCGCGTCAATGTCCTTCCGATCCAGCACCCGGCGGAAGTCGCTGTAAGTGGGCACGTCTGGCCCTGTCATCTTCACTGCTTCGGCTAGACTTGGCTTGTACACGTCGCACAACGCACCGATCTGCACGTCCGAGTTCTGCATGAAGAATCGCATGTCCGCCCGGCCCATGCCCCCGGTGCCGATCACGCCTACTACCACCTTGTCGTTCGGCCCTACGCGCTTCGTCATCACCGAGGCTTCGGTCTCGGTTGCACCGAGTCTAAGACCGGCCAGCCCCACCCCGGCGGCTAGGGCAGCTCGAGTGCTCTTCTCCAGAAACTCTCTTCGGTTCAGTTCATCGCTCATCTTGGTGACATCCTTTCCCTTGGACCGGCCGCGGCTACCTGCTGCGTGCCGGGTACATGTGCCAGTGTGTCGTACTGGAAGTCGGCGGGGCTGAAGTCCACTCGCTGCCGCTTCTCCATCGCTGTGTTTGCTCCCAGGATGGCAACGCAGGTACGCAACCCCTCGACGTGGTCGCAAAGGGGGCGCTCGTTTCGCAGAACGGTCTTCAGGAAGAAGTCATTTAGCTCGGACTGATAGTCGTCAACGGTGGACTTCTGAAGGCTGCTCTCACCGTGCTTCTCGCCCTCCACGCGCTTCTTGGTGGCCGATGCGTCCAGCACGATGGCCTCCTTGCCTTCTACCTGTTCCTTTTGTGCGAGGCTCGCCCACGCGGGAGCCTCCGCTGCGGGCTCCTTGAACAGCAGCCCCTTGTCCACTGTGATTTCCAGGGTGCCCTTGTCACCCATGAAGTGCTCGCCGTATCCGTCGAACTGGTTCGTCGTGATGCTGGTGTACACTACTTTCAGGCCGTTCGGGTACTCGTACACCACAGAAACGTTGTCGAACACCTCGCGTCCGTCTTTCCAATAGTCTATGCCGCCGAAGCCTGTCACAGCAATCGGATTGCTATCGGTAAACCAGTTGACCAGGTGGATCTGATGCGAACCGAGCTCCGCCATCAATCCGCCGGAGTACTCGTCATAGAGGCGCCAGTTGAGCAGCCGCTCGTACTCGGGTGGCACGTTGCGGCGCCAGCTACCGTTCCGATGCCATCTTGCGCGGATCTGCGTGACGGTGCCAAGCACCTTCTTCTTCGCCACCATGTCGTAGGCATGCTGATACAGCTCGCTTGCGCGGCGCTGGTGGCCGATCTGAAGCCACTTGCGCGTTCGGTCCACCGCTCTGGCCATGGCTTTGGCCTGTTCAGGTCGGCGTGCCATCGTCTTCTCGCAGAAAACGTGCTTGCCCGCTTCCAGTGCCGCAATGGCCATCGGGGCGTGAAGATACAGGGGTGTCGCGATGAGCACCGCCTGGATGGACTTGTCGTCCAGCATCTCGCGATAATCCTTGTAGCCTTTGGCTGTGCCACCGCACACCTGCAGCGCCTTGTTCAGGTGCGGCTCATAGATGTCGCAGATGCCCGCAAACCGCACACCAGGCACGCGAAGACACTTTCCGAGCAGCATTTGGCCTTGCGCTCCCGTACCGATAAAGCCAGCGACAATGGGTTCGGGTTCCTTCTGCAACTTCAGGTGGGCGAAGCTCATGGTGCCCAGCGACGCTGCGGAGATCGCGAGGAATTCACGACGAGTGAATGAGCTGTTCATAGGATCACATCCAATCCGTCCGGCTGCACTGTCGGTCAGCGGCTACATTCGGGGGCCACGCAGCCTAAATCGGGAACTCTTTCTCCGTCCGGGCCAGGGCTCCCTGTCTGTCTGTGCTAAGTTGTACCAGGAGTGTGCGCCCAGGCTCCCGCCAAGCCAGAAAAACCTGCACGTCTTTGGCTCGCTCCAAGTAGCGGGGCAGCCAATCCGGCACACTTGCGGGGGCGACCGACACCGCGACCGCCGTGGACAGAGCCTCGGCTTCGAGGGCGGTCGGAGCGACTACGGTCGCCGTGATGGGCGAAGTACTCGGCTCCGCTGTTCTCGGGTCAATCAGGTGGGACCGCCTCACGCCGCCAACAACGATACTCTGTTGGGAAGGCCCGCTCGTTGAGAGACCTTCGTCCCGTAGATGAAGACGAGTGAGTTCCCGCCGTTCATCCTCCGGATCATTGAGCCTTACACCCCACCCCTCGGTCCGACCGTAGCCGTACGCACTGCTGCCCCCCGCCGAGGCGAAAGCGGATGGGATGAGGCGCGAACGCAGCAGCTCGGCCATGCGGTCGAGCGCGTAGCCCTTCCCCAGCGCGGCGAAGTTGATCTCCACGCCGGACCGGTCAAAGCCCACCAGGCGCTGCTCGGCATCTATGCTGACCCGCTGAAACCCACTTGCCGCGCGCGCAGCCTCGATGGTCCCGGGTGGCGGCTCCCCCAGGTCGCCTGAGAAAAACCCCCATGCCTTCGACAGCGGCCCCACCGTGATGTCGAGTGCCCCGTCGGTCAGTATCCACATGTCGCGTGCGTACAAGATAAGGTCTAGCAACTCAGGGCTGACGAGGACGGGCATGTGCCCCGCCCGCGCGTTGAGGTCGCTCACCTCGCTCTTGGGCTTGTAGTGGCTGAGCATAGCGTCGAGCCGGTCGAGCATCTCCCACGCCTCCACCGAGGCGTCAATCATCGCCTGCTCCTCCGCCCCGCCGAGCACGAGGTGGAAATCACAGCCCATTTTGTTGCTGCGGAAGGAGAGATCCATAGGGCGATCATGGCACGGTAGGGCTGTCGGCAGGATTGGTCTGCCAACGCGTACAACCCAAGAGCATGGCATTTCGCGCAGGCAACGCGTTTCGTGACGTACAGGTGCTTACCAAAGAGATCGGTCCCCGGTTCGCAGGAACCGAAGGCGAGAAGCGTGGCGCCGAGTATCTTGCCGAAGCCTTCCGTCGTGGGGGCTTGGAACCCGTGCTCGAGCCCTTCCCGATCCTCTCCCGTCGCATCATCCATCAGAAGCTGGAGGTGGACGGGCTCGGACAGTTCCCCTGCATCGGCAACCTCGGCTCGCCCGCAGGCCTAAACACCGGCGTGGGTGAACTGACCTTTGGCGAGACGGGCCAGGAGTGCGACATCGGCAAGGACCTGGCCGACAAAGTGCTGCTGATCTTCGGCGAGCTGGGCTTACAACAATATCGGGCGCAGATGTCGCGCAAGCCGGCGGCTATGGTGGTCGTCGAATCGCAACTTCATCTACACCCTAGGCGCCACTACGTCCGGCCCGAGGTCGTACAGCGGTACGGAAGCGTGCCGATGGTCCGTGTGGACTTCGAGACCGGCCGCCGCCTTATGGAGGCACGAGGCAGGCGAGCAAAGGTCACCGTGGAGGCGCAATCGGAGGAGGCGCAAGCGTATAACGTTCGTGCGGACATCGAAGGATCCGAGCGAGCCGATGAGATCATCGTCGTCTGCGGTCACTACGACAGCGTTCACGAAGGTCCGGGCACGCTGGACAACGCCGCAGGTGCGGCGATGGTAGTCGAGGTCGCGCGGCACGTGAAGGAGAGCGGGACGGCTCGCTCGATGCGGTTCTATGCCTTCAGCGGTGAAGAGCAAGGGCTGTACGGCAGCATCCACACGGTGCGCGAGCTGCGCAAGGCAGACAAAGAGGCTAAGAAGGACAAGGAGTTCGTGAACCGAGGCGGACAGACCGAGTGGGATATGCATCGTCTCTGCGTGAACCTGGACCTACAGGGATCACTGCTTGCCAACTCCGCCGCCTGGTACACCGGGCCTGCAGACCTCGGTGCATCCATTCGGCTGATGGCCGCGGAGACCGGGCCGTACCACGTAGTGCATGACGACGTGTACAGCTCGGACAACGCACCCTATTCGGACGGCGGGGTCCCGGCGTTGTCGTTCGCGCGGACGGGACCGCTGCTGTATTACGGCCACACCGATGAGGATCGCTTCGAGCACTGCGAAGAAGAGGGCCTCCAGATCGCAGGAGACTTCATAAGCCGATGGCTCGACAGGTATGTTACGCGGGCG from Fimbriimonadia bacterium encodes:
- a CDS encoding M28 family peptidase — its product is MAFRAGNAFRDVQVLTKEIGPRFAGTEGEKRGAEYLAEAFRRGGLEPVLEPFPILSRRIIHQKLEVDGLGQFPCIGNLGSPAGLNTGVGELTFGETGQECDIGKDLADKVLLIFGELGLQQYRAQMSRKPAAMVVVESQLHLHPRRHYVRPEVVQRYGSVPMVRVDFETGRRLMEARGRRAKVTVEAQSEEAQAYNVRADIEGSERADEIIVVCGHYDSVHEGPGTLDNAAGAAMVVEVARHVKESGTARSMRFYAFSGEEQGLYGSIHTVRELRKADKEAKKDKEFVNRGGQTEWDMHRLCVNLDLQGSLLANSAAWYTGPADLGASIRLMAAETGPYHVVHDDVYSSDNAPYSDGGVPALSFARTGPLLYYGHTDEDRFEHCEEEGLQIAGDFISRWLDRYVTRALMFPFDREISPEHRAKLDKYFKDRLLARLDEGLED
- a CDS encoding Gfo/Idh/MocA family oxidoreductase; amino-acid sequence: MSDELNRREFLEKSTRAALAAGVGLAGLRLGATETEASVMTKRVGPNDKVVVGVIGTGGMGRADMRFFMQNSDVQIGALCDVYKPSLAEAVKMTGPDVPTYSDFRRVLDRKDIDAVIVATPDHWHCMIGVMACMAGKDVYCEKPLSIDVAQGRDFVKAARKYRRVVQTGTQQRSGTHFQNAVLAVQRGAIGKVSSAQVWIVGNLTPNGIGNPPDEPAPADLDWEMWQGPAKRHPYNKNRCIYNFRWFWDYSGGKMTDWGTHLIDIIHWATGADYPLAVSASGGKYVLTDNRETPDTMVAVFDYPGFTLTWTQQDANGYGRDGHGYGMQLHGTEGTIFIDRGGWAIIPEGKRIEAAQYGGSPQNEPHVRDFLDCIKSRNKPRSDVEICHRSTSACHLANISLWTKRKIVWDGAKEEIVGDKDAAKHLRRPTTRPWTMPKL
- a CDS encoding Gfo/Idh/MocA family oxidoreductase, producing MNSSFTRREFLAISAASLGTMSFAHLKLQKEPEPIVAGFIGTGAQGQMLLGKCLRVPGVRFAGICDIYEPHLNKALQVCGGTAKGYKDYREMLDDKSIQAVLIATPLYLHAPMAIAALEAGKHVFCEKTMARRPEQAKAMARAVDRTRKWLQIGHQRRASELYQHAYDMVAKKKVLGTVTQIRARWHRNGSWRRNVPPEYERLLNWRLYDEYSGGLMAELGSHQIHLVNWFTDSNPIAVTGFGGIDYWKDGREVFDNVSVVYEYPNGLKVVYTSITTNQFDGYGEHFMGDKGTLEITVDKGLLFKEPAAEAPAWASLAQKEQVEGKEAIVLDASATKKRVEGEKHGESSLQKSTVDDYQSELNDFFLKTVLRNERPLCDHVEGLRTCVAILGANTAMEKRQRVDFSPADFQYDTLAHVPGTQQVAAAGPRERMSPR
- a CDS encoding FAD:protein FMN transferase; this translates as MDLSFRSNKMGCDFHLVLGGAEEQAMIDASVEAWEMLDRLDAMLSHYKPKSEVSDLNARAGHMPVLVSPELLDLILYARDMWILTDGALDITVGPLSKAWGFFSGDLGEPPPGTIEAARAASGFQRVSIDAEQRLVGFDRSGVEINFAALGKGYALDRMAELLRSRLIPSAFASAGGSSAYGYGRTEGWGVRLNDPEDERRELTRLHLRDEGLSTSGPSQQSIVVGGVRRSHLIDPRTAEPSTSPITATVVAPTALEAEALSTAVAVSVAPASVPDWLPRYLERAKDVQVFLAWREPGRTLLVQLSTDRQGALARTEKEFPI